In Acinetobacter piscicola, a single window of DNA contains:
- a CDS encoding Ig-like domain-containing protein, whose amino-acid sequence MTGIVVLDKSTLVTLQNSENKHIPLNQPSIIRLGYTKEQIASVEHMGDKAIIILKNGEKIILDNFVHQGNETPHQILLSNTQGIFEELVITAQGYQINYDPKRVIQELEASQTYLAPENMQTSQVAEETVAWYEKDLVKPALILLGLEGIYLAAFHDNDDDGHAANTDLVAPSVPTATLDSDGKVVTGKAEAGAIVYVKDVSGKTLGQAVADAEGNFKLTLDRDVINNEKVLIYAKDAAGNESQVTVITGTKDTLAPDAAQVQINETGSIVSGQAEAGAKVYVYDAAGKTVLAGPVTVASDGTFSISITPALATGAEAKVVVKDAAGNESDASTVIVGKDTLAPKQPSIEVNAQGDQVTGYAEANSKITIKNSQGEVIAFATADDQGYFTAQIKPALAKDETANLTVTDAAGNASKDLVIKAGMDTIAPDAVTAKLNAEGNEVTGQTGANQKVEIYNKEGTLIGSTVSDAAGKFSITLKSSLTDQAIAHIYTFDAAGNKSESTQVIGTKDTIAPNKVVLKTVTDDVNGDGDQGKTIANHGETDDARPEFAGTGESGAIVTIYDNGQAIATVKVESGKWTFTPSHDLALGEHSFTFTQMDAANNSSVMSEGFGFTVIAAEATAKIASEAYVDEHAIAAVLNNVAVLDIAPENQYSENAAVNISSLMQQESVSENQDIESILQDVQAAKMDANTVQSAISNPKSDVLAHIRFNALSDELFIPVLGLG is encoded by the coding sequence AGAAAATAAACATATTCCTTTAAATCAGCCATCTATTATTCGTTTAGGGTATACCAAAGAACAAATTGCATCCGTTGAGCATATGGGTGATAAAGCTATAATTATTCTAAAAAATGGTGAAAAAATTATACTAGACAATTTTGTTCATCAAGGAAATGAAACACCTCACCAGATTTTACTCAGTAATACGCAAGGAATTTTTGAAGAGCTGGTCATCACTGCTCAAGGTTATCAGATAAATTATGATCCTAAACGAGTGATACAAGAACTTGAAGCAAGTCAAACTTATTTAGCACCTGAAAATATGCAAACATCACAAGTTGCTGAAGAAACCGTTGCTTGGTATGAAAAAGACTTAGTGAAACCTGCTTTAATTTTATTGGGTTTAGAGGGGATTTATCTAGCTGCATTTCATGACAATGATGATGACGGTCATGCAGCAAATACTGATCTAGTTGCACCTTCAGTCCCTACAGCAACTTTAGATTCTGATGGAAAAGTGGTTACAGGTAAAGCAGAAGCAGGTGCGATAGTTTATGTAAAAGATGTGTCAGGCAAGACACTTGGACAGGCAGTCGCTGATGCAGAGGGCAATTTTAAGCTCACTTTAGATCGCGACGTGATCAATAATGAAAAAGTTTTAATCTATGCAAAAGATGCAGCGGGCAATGAATCTCAAGTCACTGTGATTACAGGGACAAAAGACACCCTTGCCCCTGATGCAGCACAGGTGCAAATCAATGAGACAGGCAGTATTGTATCTGGTCAGGCTGAAGCAGGCGCAAAAGTGTATGTCTATGATGCAGCAGGTAAAACAGTCTTGGCAGGGCCTGTCACTGTGGCTTCAGATGGAACATTTTCAATCTCTATAACACCTGCTTTAGCTACAGGTGCTGAAGCTAAAGTAGTTGTAAAAGATGCTGCTGGGAATGAGTCAGATGCAAGTACAGTGATTGTCGGGAAAGATACTTTAGCACCAAAGCAGCCAAGTATTGAAGTCAATGCCCAAGGTGACCAAGTGACGGGTTATGCTGAGGCTAACAGTAAAATTACAATAAAAAATAGCCAAGGTGAAGTAATCGCATTTGCAACTGCTGATGATCAAGGCTATTTTACGGCTCAAATTAAACCTGCTTTAGCCAAAGATGAAACAGCAAATCTGACTGTAACAGATGCGGCGGGCAATGCTTCGAAAGATTTGGTGATAAAAGCAGGAATGGACACGATAGCTCCTGATGCTGTGACTGCAAAGCTTAATGCCGAAGGTAATGAAGTTACAGGACAAACGGGTGCCAATCAAAAAGTAGAAATTTATAATAAAGAAGGGACTTTAATTGGTTCGACTGTCAGTGATGCAGCAGGGAAATTTAGCATAACTTTAAAGAGCAGTTTGACAGATCAAGCGATTGCTCATATTTATACCTTTGATGCTGCAGGTAATAAGTCCGAAAGTACCCAAGTGATAGGTACAAAAGATACCATTGCGCCCAATAAAGTGGTTTTAAAAACGGTCACAGATGATGTTAATGGGGATGGTGATCAAGGTAAAACCATTGCAAATCATGGAGAAACAGATGATGCACGCCCTGAGTTTGCAGGGACAGGTGAGTCTGGCGCCATAGTGACGATTTATGATAATGGTCAGGCAATAGCAACTGTCAAAGTGGAAAGTGGAAAATGGACATTTACCCCAAGTCATGATTTGGCTTTAGGTGAGCATAGTTTTACATTTACACAAATGGATGCAGCAAATAACAGTAGTGTGATGAGTGAAGGCTTTGGTTTTACAGTCATCGCAGCAGAAGCAACAGCGAAAATAGCATCTGAAGCATATGTGGATGAACATGCGATTGCTGCAGTGTTAAACAATGTCGCAGTCTTAGATATTGCACCTGAAAATCAATATTCTGAAAATGCAGCAGTGAATATTTCAAGCTTAATGCAACAAGAATCTGTATCTGAAAATCAAGACATTGAATCAATATTGCAAGATGTGCAGGCGGCGAAAATGGACGCGAATACAGTACAAAGTGCGATCTCAAATCCAAAGAGCGATGTTTTAGCACATATTCGATTCAATGCATTGAGTGATGAGTTATTTATACCTGTACTTGGTTTGGGTTAA